In Mangifera indica cultivar Alphonso chromosome 1, CATAS_Mindica_2.1, whole genome shotgun sequence, a single genomic region encodes these proteins:
- the LOC123225887 gene encoding UDP-glycosyltransferase 73C4-like codes for MKLLAMDSQTYQSHFVLIPYMTPGHLIPMIDVAKLLAQRNVLVSIVLTPLNVARFSNVIDRSIQVGLPIQVLEVKFPSVEVGLPEGYESPETLPSRDLIKNFFRATDLLPERVKKLFEQLKPSPSCMVADKNFPWTADIAAKFQIPFRVIFDGMSSFSQLCFHSLQESKVYEKVSEFEPIVIPGLPDKIELTTNKLPGEFNPGLSEDFKALGRKMREGQVGAYGVIVNSFEELEPDYVEGYQKATGKKLWCVGPVSLCNKDDLDKAERGDKASNDVNQCLKWLDSWPANSVIYVCLGSLNGFTLAQLMELGLGLEATNRPFVWVIRGEMKREIQKWLEEDEFEKRVKERGLVILGWAPQVLILSHPAIGAFLTHCGWNSTLEGICAGVPLVTWPLSAEQFINEKLITQVMKIGVPLGSDVMVPFGQEEKFGVLVKKEKIREVVDKAMNEDQGEEINKRAKRLAEMAKKAVEEGGSSYNNITLLTEDIIQQARGHS; via the exons ATGAAACTTCTTGCAATGGATTCTCAAACTTACCAATCTCACTTTGTGTTAATACctt ATATGACTCCTGGCCATCTCATCCCCATGATCGACGTTGCCAAGCTTTTGGCTCAACGTAATGTTTTAGTCTCCATTGTTCTCACACCTCTAAATGTTGCTCGATTCAGCAACGTCATTGATCGTTCCATTCAAGTCGGGCTGCCAATCCAGGTCTTAGAGGTTAAGTTTCCATCTGTTGAGGTTGGCCTGCCTGAAGGGTATGAATCTCCAGAAACACTACCTTCACGAGACttgatcaaaaatttttttagagcAACGGATTTGTTGCCGGAGCGAGTAAAGAAATTGTTTGAGCAACTAAAGCCGAGTCCTAGTTGTATGGTTGCAGACAAAAATTTCCCCTGGACGGCTGATATTGCGGCCAAGTTTCAGATTCCATTTCGGGTAATATTTGATGGGATGAGTAGCTTTTCCCAATTGTGCTTCCACAGTTTACAAGAATCTAAGGTCTATGAGAAAGTATCTGAGTTTGAACCTATTGTGATTCCAGGATTGCCCGACAAAATTGAACTCACGACCAACAAGTTGCCGGGTGAGTTCAATCCAGGATTGAGCGAAGACTTCAAGGCTCTTGGACGAAAGATGAGAGAAGGTCAGGTTGGTGCATACGGGGTGATAGTTAATAGTTTTGAAGAGCTAGAACCAGACTATGTTGAAGGCTACCAAAAGGCCACAGGAAAGAAACTATGGTGCGTTGGCCCGGTTTCATTATGTAACAAGGATGACTTAGATAAGGCTGAGAGAGGTGACAAGGCTTCAAATGATGTAAATCAATGCTTGAAATGGCTTGACTCATGGCCTGCAAATTCTGTAATTTATGTTTGTCTTGGAAGTCTCAATGGTTTTACACTTGCACAATTGATGGAACTTGGTTTAGGATTAGAAGCTACAAACAGGCCATTTGTTTGGGTTATAAGAGGTGAAATGAAAAGGGAAATCCAGAAATGGTTAGAAGAAGATGAGTTTGAAAAGAGAGTGAAGGAAAGAGGTCTAGTGATACTAGGCTGGGCGCCTCAGGTTCTGATTCTTTCGCATCCTGCAATCGGAGCTTTCTTAACACATTGCGGGTGGAACTCAACTTTAGAAGGGATATGCGCAGGCGTGCCATTGGTTACATGGCCTTTGTCTGCTGAACAGTTTATAAACGAGAAGCTAATTACTCAAGTGATGAAAATTGGAGTGCCGCTAGGGAGTGATGTTATGGTGCCTTTTGGACAGGAAGAGAAGTTTGGGGTGCTGGTAAAGAAGGAGAAAATAAGAGAGGTTGTAGACAAGGCAATGAATGAAGATCAAGGAGAAGAGATAAACAAACGTGCAAAAAGGCTTGCCGAAATGGCCAAAAAAGCAGTAGAAGAGGGAGGATCTTCTTACAATAACATTACCTTGTTAACTGAGGATATCATTCAACAAGCAAGAGGccattcataa
- the LOC123209079 gene encoding UDP-glycosyltransferase 73C5-like has product MATQTHGQLRFLLVPLMSQSHLIPFTDMAKLLAHHGMAVSIIITPLNAIRFNEIIDYAKQLNLSIQFISLKFPGAEVGLPEGCENMDSLPSPSLAPKFFDASNMLQKQLENLLAESEIKPDCIVSDLCLPWTSNISIKFNIPRLIFHTVSCFCLLCCHNIERHKVMQSITSSSEPFLIPDIPDKIEFTEPQLPMTRSDLSDGFRARMTTFREAEDSAEGILVNTFEELEPRYVEEYNKVKRIWCMGPLFFASDTFAGENYNKAPIDHEALQWLDSKPPSTVIYVCFGSLSRLKSQQLMEIGLGLEASNHSFIWVIRNGDQLTELEKWFEEYKFEEKITGRGLIIKGWAPQVSILSHSATGGFLTHCGWNSTLEGVTAGKPMGTWPMFAEQFYNEKLLVEVLKIGVRVGVETSVPWAEKQKIEALVEKGKIKKAVEMVMEEGGEGEERRRRAREIGESAKKALKEGGSSYLSTTSLIQHIMKLQISRQ; this is encoded by the coding sequence ATGGCTACCCAAACTCACGGCCAGCTTCGCTTCCTTCTTGTTCCTCTGATGTCCCAGAGTCATCTCATCCCCTTCACAGACATGGCTAAGCTCCTTGCCCACCACGGCATGGCCGTTTCAATTATCATCACACCTCTCAACGCAATCCGATTCAATGAAATTATAGATTATGCTAAACAGTTGAACCTCAGCATCCAATTCATCTCCCTCAAGTTCCCTGGTGCAGAAGTCGGACTGCCCGAGGGATGTGAGAACATGGATTCCCTCCCTTCTCCAAGCTTAGCCCCAAAATTCTTTGATGCAAGTAATATGTTACAAAAACAGCTAGAAAATTTGCTTGCAGAGTCAGAAATAAAGCCTGATTGTATCGTTTCTGATCTTTGTCTCCCTTGGACTTCAAATATCTCGATTAAGTTTAACATTCCAAGGCTCATCTTTCACACAGTTTCATGTTTTTGTCTCTTGTGCTGTCACAACATTGAACGCCATAAAGTTATGCAGAGTATCACATCTTCATCGGAGCCATTTTTGATTCCTGATATCCCTGATAAGATTGAGTTTACGGAACCCCAACTGCCTATGACAAGATCAGACCTTTCAGATGGTTTTCGAGCCCGCATGACGACGTTTAGAGAAGCTGAAGATTCGGCAGAAGGGATTTTGGTGAATACTTTTGAAGAGTTGGAACCCAGATATGTTGAAGAATACAATAAAGTGAAGAGAATTTGGTGCATGGGTCCACTTTTCTTTGCCAGCGATACGTTTGCGGGAGAAAATTATAACAAGGCCCCCATTGACCACGAGGCCTTGCAGTGGCTTGATTCGAAGCCGCCAAGCACCGTAATTTACGTTTGCTTTGGTAGCCTTTCACGCTTGAAATCTCAACAATTGATGGAGATTGGACTGGGATTAGAAGCCTCAAATCATTCATTCATCTGGGTTATCCGAAACGGAGATCAATTAACGGAACTGGAGAAATGGTTTGAAGAATACAAGTTTGAAGAGAAGATTACAGGGCGAGGTTTGATTATTAAAGGCTGGGCGCCTCAAGTTTCGATACTGTCACATTCAGCTACCGGGGGGTTCTTGACGCATTGTGGGTGGAACTCAACGCTGGAAGGCGTGACTGCGGGGAAGCCGATGGGGACTTGGCCGATGTTTGCGGAGCAATTTTACAACGAGAAATTGTTGGTGGAGGTTCTGAAGATTGGAGTGAGAGTTGGGGTTGAGACGTCTGTGCCGTGGGCGGAGAAACAAAAGATTGAAGCTTTGGTGGAGAAGGGAAAGATTAAGAAGGCGGTGGAGATGGTTATGGAGGAAGGAGGTGAaggagaagagagaagaagaagagccaGAGAGATTGGAGAATCGGCCAAGAAAGCTCTCAAAGAAGGTGGGTCTTCCTACTTGAGCACGACGTCTTTGATTCAACACATCATGAAATTACAAATCAGTCGTCAATGA